The following are encoded in a window of Roseimaritima ulvae genomic DNA:
- a CDS encoding CNNM domain-containing protein, whose product MTLAIVLLITGLALSAFFSGSETGMYRVSRIRVVLDGLSGGWTARGLVWLLNHSAVFIATALVGNNLANYLTSLAIVLGVQAGFHGGASSELLGTILMTPVIFVLGELLPKFLFYHAPYRLLTLARPLLLFFTLLFMPVSLLLGQLARGLRYLTGETPFHVRLGMARRELEQVLREGHEAGILAGSQRVLAQNVFEVGNQSAVRFGVPLSRLATIDAGDDRDVACAAARRQGHPIVLVRRGNAVVGFLLYADLLNDQLPPEPMPVLQASAADKHLSVLLRLYEAGSDVAVLTDQDGKTRSVVTRRQLLLPLMTANRS is encoded by the coding sequence ATGACGTTAGCGATCGTCTTGCTGATCACCGGGCTGGCGCTGAGTGCCTTTTTCAGCGGCAGCGAAACGGGCATGTACCGCGTGTCGCGAATCCGTGTCGTGCTGGACGGTCTGTCCGGTGGCTGGACGGCCCGCGGTCTGGTGTGGCTGCTGAATCACTCGGCGGTGTTCATCGCCACCGCCCTGGTGGGCAACAATCTGGCCAACTACCTGACCAGCCTGGCCATCGTGTTGGGCGTGCAAGCCGGTTTCCACGGCGGGGCCAGTTCCGAGTTATTGGGTACCATCCTGATGACGCCGGTCATCTTTGTGCTGGGAGAACTGTTGCCCAAATTCCTGTTCTACCACGCGCCCTACCGGCTGCTGACGCTGGCCCGCCCGCTGCTGTTGTTCTTCACGCTGTTGTTCATGCCGGTCTCGCTGCTGCTGGGCCAGTTGGCGCGGGGGCTGCGTTACCTGACGGGCGAAACCCCTTTCCATGTCCGCCTGGGAATGGCTCGGCGAGAACTCGAACAAGTCCTGCGTGAGGGACACGAGGCGGGAATTTTGGCCGGCAGCCAACGCGTGTTGGCGCAAAACGTCTTCGAAGTTGGCAACCAGTCGGCCGTCCGCTTTGGCGTCCCGTTATCGCGTCTGGCTACCATCGACGCCGGCGACGATCGCGACGTGGCCTGCGCCGCAGCCCGGCGACAAGGCCATCCGATCGTGTTGGTGCGCCGCGGGAACGCGGTCGTTGGCTTTCTGCTGTATGCTGACCTGCTGAACGATCAACTGCCCCCCGAACCGATGCCGGTGCTGCAAGCCAGCGCCGCGGACAAACATCTATCGGTGTTGCTGCGACTGTACGAAGCCGGGTCGGACGTGGCGGTGCTGACCGATCAAGACGGCAAGACGCGGAGCGTGGTCACACGCCGCCAATTATTGCTGCCCCTGATGACCGCTAACCGTAGCTAG
- a CDS encoding cation diffusion facilitator family transporter translates to MNLPTNPPPTRQRVYRDANRAAGWGLGANLLLAVVKLGGGALTGSAALIADAFNSLGDIASAWALRGALHVAQQDEDEEHPYGHSKAESIAGLSIALLVTFSAAMLAMETFRRLGVVTHPPPILAALVALFCAGIKEGLYQYTRRISQQLDSTSLQAIAWDHRSDALASGAIAAALFLAPHAGPAAAYIDQLAAIVVCLFLIGIGFRLFARTAGELMDQQAGETLTISVRETAGEIAGVADVEKLRVRKSGLEFFAEIHVQVDGQMTVSEGHRIGHLVKDAIMEKHPRVRDVHVHIEPHDETP, encoded by the coding sequence ATGAATCTGCCAACCAACCCGCCCCCCACCCGACAGCGTGTGTACCGCGACGCCAACCGAGCCGCCGGCTGGGGGTTGGGAGCGAATCTATTGCTAGCGGTCGTAAAATTGGGCGGCGGCGCCCTGACCGGCTCGGCCGCGCTGATCGCCGACGCGTTTAATTCGCTGGGCGACATTGCCAGCGCCTGGGCTCTCCGCGGCGCCCTGCACGTCGCCCAGCAGGACGAGGACGAGGAGCATCCCTACGGGCACAGCAAAGCCGAATCGATCGCGGGGCTGAGCATCGCCCTGTTGGTGACGTTTTCCGCCGCCATGCTGGCCATGGAAACCTTTCGCCGCCTGGGCGTGGTCACGCATCCGCCGCCGATCCTGGCCGCCCTGGTAGCGCTGTTCTGTGCGGGCATCAAAGAAGGCCTGTACCAATACACCCGGCGGATTTCCCAGCAATTAGATTCGACTTCCCTGCAGGCCATCGCTTGGGACCACCGCAGCGATGCACTGGCCTCGGGCGCCATCGCCGCGGCCCTGTTTTTGGCTCCCCACGCCGGCCCCGCCGCTGCCTACATCGATCAACTGGCCGCGATCGTGGTCTGCCTGTTTCTGATCGGCATCGGATTTCGCTTATTCGCTCGCACCGCCGGAGAATTGATGGACCAACAGGCAGGCGAAACGCTGACGATCAGCGTTCGCGAGACGGCTGGCGAAATTGCCGGTGTCGCCGACGTGGAAAAGCTCCGCGTCCGTAAGAGTGGACTCGAGTTCTTCGCCGAAATCCATGTCCAGGTCGACGGCCAGATGACCGTCAGCGAAGGCCATCGCATCGGTCACCTGGTCAAAGACGCCATCATGGAAAAACACCCCCGCGTCCGCGACGTGCACGTCCACATCGAACCCCACGACGAAACACCGTAA
- a CDS encoding CNNM domain-containing protein: MNVWALVWPWLIPMAALIVLSAFFSSSEAALFSLRARDRRTLARRGAAGRAADALLDHPERLLSAILFWNLLVNMLYFGIASIVGGRLERAEQGGGAAAIGFTVASLLAIIFCSEMLPKSLAVVSPVRLSYFIGAPLALAVRVVSPLLPGISIANLFARRLIWPGFKPEADLDLTDIERAIDLGTGDAALAARERTMLQQLVQMADTRVGEWMCPRSQLRIDTLPVEQSILQQPLPPDGYLLFAESGTEEVVAAVAVRRLRPSQIDDLASWVESVLYVPWSATVSHALDVMCQQDRHVAAVVNEYGETIGVLTMDDIMRQLLSGPDRNPYHAAHTQIEEIEPGVLRVSGTTSARRLAKQLGLPRPEGRNVTVTGWMQRLNERVPRVGDTCVWENYQLTVCGEYEDATLSIEIRPLTDGSDGERAR, from the coding sequence GTGAACGTCTGGGCTCTGGTCTGGCCATGGCTGATCCCCATGGCGGCGTTGATTGTCTTAAGTGCTTTTTTCAGCAGCAGCGAAGCGGCTCTGTTTTCGCTGCGGGCCCGCGATCGCCGAACGCTGGCCCGCCGGGGCGCCGCGGGGCGTGCCGCCGACGCCTTGTTGGACCACCCCGAACGCCTGCTTTCGGCCATCCTGTTTTGGAACCTGCTGGTCAACATGCTGTACTTCGGGATCGCCTCGATCGTGGGCGGCCGGTTGGAGCGAGCGGAGCAGGGCGGCGGCGCGGCAGCGATCGGATTCACCGTGGCCAGCTTGTTGGCGATCATCTTCTGCAGCGAAATGCTGCCCAAAAGTCTAGCCGTGGTGTCGCCGGTGCGACTGTCGTACTTTATCGGGGCTCCATTGGCGCTGGCCGTCCGCGTGGTCTCGCCCCTGCTGCCTGGGATCTCGATCGCCAATCTATTTGCTCGCCGCTTGATCTGGCCCGGGTTTAAGCCCGAAGCGGACCTGGACCTGACGGATATCGAACGCGCCATTGACCTCGGTACCGGCGATGCGGCGCTGGCGGCTCGCGAACGAACCATGCTGCAGCAATTGGTGCAAATGGCCGACACCCGCGTCGGCGAATGGATGTGCCCCCGCAGTCAATTGAGGATCGATACCCTGCCGGTCGAGCAGAGCATTTTGCAGCAGCCTCTGCCGCCCGACGGCTACCTGCTGTTTGCCGAATCGGGCACCGAAGAAGTCGTTGCGGCCGTGGCCGTGCGGCGGCTGCGTCCCAGCCAGATCGACGACTTGGCCAGCTGGGTGGAATCCGTGTTATACGTCCCTTGGTCAGCCACCGTCTCGCACGCCTTGGATGTGATGTGCCAACAGGACCGGCACGTGGCCGCCGTAGTAAATGAATACGGCGAAACCATCGGCGTGTTGACGATGGACGACATCATGCGGCAATTGCTCAGCGGCCCCGATCGTAATCCCTACCACGCGGCCCACACCCAAATTGAAGAGATCGAACCCGGCGTGCTGCGGGTATCCGGGACCACCAGCGCCCGTCGCTTAGCCAAACAACTCGGGCTGCCGCGTCCGGAAGGTCGCAACGTGACCGTCACCGGTTGGATGCAGCGTTTGAACGAGCGAGTGCCTCGGGTGGGCGACACCTGTGTTTGGGAAAACTACCAGTTGACCGTCTGCGGAGAATACGAAGATGCCACGTTGTCGATCGAAATTCGCCCACTGACCGACGGCTCCGACGGGGAGCGGGCGCGATGA
- a CDS encoding Flp family type IVb pilin, translated as MNFHNWLPAVGRFLRDEDGPTAVEYAVMMALIIVACLGSVTLLAQKTDESFSASGDAIDGAFGP; from the coding sequence ATGAACTTTCACAACTGGTTGCCGGCCGTCGGTCGGTTTCTTCGCGACGAAGATGGCCCCACGGCCGTTGAATACGCGGTCATGATGGCTCTGATCATCGTCGCCTGCCTGGGCTCGGTGACGTTGTTAGCCCAGAAGACCGATGAGAGCTTCTCGGCGTCCGGCGATGCCATCGACGGTGCTTTTGGCCCCTGA
- a CDS encoding TIGR03960 family B12-binding radical SAM protein yields the protein MIQHARKRFLETHVWPKVQTPAQYVGGERNIIVKDHRSVAGKLCLGFPDAYTIGMSHHGLQVLYSQMNRRSDWAAERVFTPWPDMEALLRQHNVPLYSLETFTALSDFDVVGLSLQYEISSPNVLTMLYLGGIPLEAEQRTMADPLVIAGGPCCQNPEPMADYFDVMVTGDGEPSLPEICDLWLELKNKARDDQQSWLTGEAGRQQRREALAELAGRLDYAYVPRFYAPEYQDGRLVSLQRTREDVPATIAPSVIRDLDGLPLPVKPIVPYIECVHDRIAIEIMRGCPHQCRFCQSTVIKRPLRIREVETIVQGAIESYENTGFNEISVLSLSSSDYPHFEPLVRRLHEVFNPLGVNISVPSLRVNEQLRSLPELIGTARRRSLTLAPEVARDDMREQIRKRIKNEDLIEGCRAAFENGFEAVKLYFMCGLPGERPVDLDGIVDLAEQIATVGKEVNGRYARVTASVSNFVPKAHTPYQWNGMQRREYFQWAHKYLWSRRSIRSINIKCHNIETSLLEGVLSRGDRRTSKAIRLAWERGARMDGWTEHLDPQRWWQAIADAGLDVDQQVHQAYGLMDKLPWDHVNVKYGREFLEKEQNRATVQLAAMANAT from the coding sequence ATGATCCAACACGCCCGAAAACGCTTTCTGGAAACGCACGTCTGGCCCAAAGTACAGACCCCCGCCCAGTATGTGGGAGGCGAACGCAATATTATCGTCAAAGATCACCGCAGCGTGGCCGGCAAGCTGTGCCTGGGGTTTCCCGATGCCTACACGATCGGGATGAGCCACCACGGGCTGCAGGTGCTGTATTCGCAGATGAACCGGCGGTCGGACTGGGCGGCCGAGCGAGTGTTTACGCCCTGGCCTGATATGGAAGCCCTGCTGCGGCAGCACAATGTGCCGCTGTACAGCTTGGAAACCTTTACGGCACTGTCGGATTTTGATGTCGTCGGGCTGTCGCTGCAGTACGAGATCAGTTCTCCCAACGTGCTGACCATGCTGTACCTGGGCGGCATCCCGCTGGAAGCCGAACAGCGGACGATGGCGGATCCGTTGGTCATCGCCGGCGGTCCCTGTTGTCAGAACCCCGAACCCATGGCTGATTACTTCGACGTGATGGTCACCGGCGATGGCGAACCCAGTTTGCCGGAAATCTGCGACCTGTGGTTGGAACTGAAAAACAAGGCACGCGACGACCAGCAATCCTGGCTCACCGGCGAAGCCGGACGGCAGCAACGCCGCGAAGCGCTGGCCGAGCTGGCAGGCCGCTTGGATTACGCCTACGTACCGCGGTTTTATGCGCCCGAATATCAGGACGGGCGTCTGGTGAGTTTGCAGCGAACTCGCGAAGACGTGCCGGCCACAATCGCGCCCAGCGTGATTCGTGACCTGGACGGATTGCCGCTGCCGGTCAAACCGATCGTGCCGTATATCGAATGTGTTCATGACCGCATCGCAATCGAAATCATGCGCGGCTGCCCGCATCAATGTCGGTTCTGTCAAAGCACGGTGATCAAACGCCCGCTGCGGATTCGCGAAGTCGAAACGATCGTGCAGGGAGCCATCGAAAGTTACGAGAACACGGGCTTCAACGAGATCAGTGTGTTGTCCTTGTCCAGCAGCGACTACCCGCACTTCGAACCGCTGGTCCGCCGCTTGCACGAGGTCTTTAACCCGCTGGGCGTCAACATCAGCGTGCCCAGCTTGCGGGTCAACGAACAACTGCGTTCGTTGCCCGAATTGATCGGCACGGCCCGGCGGCGATCGTTGACGCTGGCGCCCGAAGTGGCTCGCGACGACATGCGCGAGCAGATTCGCAAGCGGATCAAAAACGAGGACTTGATCGAGGGCTGTCGGGCGGCGTTTGAAAACGGTTTTGAAGCGGTCAAGCTGTACTTCATGTGCGGCCTGCCCGGCGAACGCCCTGTGGATTTGGACGGTATCGTCGACCTGGCCGAGCAGATCGCCACGGTGGGCAAAGAGGTCAACGGCCGCTATGCCCGCGTCACCGCCAGCGTGTCCAATTTCGTGCCCAAGGCGCATACGCCCTACCAGTGGAACGGGATGCAGCGGCGTGAGTATTTTCAGTGGGCGCACAAGTATCTGTGGAGTCGCCGCAGTATTCGCAGCATCAATATCAAGTGCCACAACATCGAAACCAGTTTGCTCGAAGGCGTGCTCAGCCGCGGCGATCGCCGGACCAGCAAAGCCATCCGCTTGGCCTGGGAGCGTGGGGCGCGGATGGATGGTTGGACCGAACATCTCGATCCGCAGCGGTGGTGGCAGGCCATCGCTGACGCCGGCTTGGACGTCGACCAACAGGTCCATCAGGCGTACGGGTTGATGGACAAGCTGCCCTGGGATCACGTCAACGTCAAATACGGTCGCGAGTTTTTGGAAAAAGAGCAGAACCGAGCCACCGTCCAGTTGGCCGCCATGGCCAACGCCACGTAG
- a CDS encoding tetratricopeptide repeat protein, translating into MLNRPHDPTARQAGPRWRIVAWCVLVLALIVSNLGCRAIRARSESRQSIAARRLTRQGLEAMHRGQWEAAEDLFAGALDLNGADDRANWGMAETLWRRNERDQAVEYMQSAVRLSGSHPELLVRLGRMQFELGNLEDAERQAAEALPVGRELPDAWALHGDCLRCRGQGEAALAAYHRALALQPDFPEVQIQAAELYRQQGRYDRLLATLDRLRDSTGDHACPTRVHMLRGIAMRQLGRPDEAAQCFAIAARQTPADPNVHLQIASLSLETNDFSTARLAMRKALELDPQSPLGNELGAQIEQRVRLAAEASQETVR; encoded by the coding sequence ATGTTAAACCGCCCCCATGATCCAACCGCCCGCCAGGCTGGGCCGCGATGGCGTATCGTCGCGTGGTGTGTGTTGGTGCTGGCGTTGATTGTCAGCAACCTGGGATGTCGGGCGATTCGCGCCCGATCGGAAAGCCGACAATCGATCGCCGCCCGGCGGCTGACCCGCCAGGGCCTGGAAGCGATGCATCGCGGGCAGTGGGAAGCGGCCGAGGATCTGTTTGCCGGCGCGCTGGATCTGAACGGCGCCGACGACCGGGCTAATTGGGGAATGGCCGAGACGTTGTGGCGGCGGAACGAACGTGATCAGGCTGTGGAATACATGCAGTCGGCGGTCCGGCTGAGCGGTTCGCATCCTGAACTGCTGGTGCGGTTGGGCCGCATGCAGTTTGAGCTGGGCAATTTGGAGGACGCCGAACGGCAGGCCGCCGAGGCGCTGCCGGTGGGGCGGGAATTGCCCGATGCTTGGGCCCTGCATGGTGACTGCCTTCGCTGCCGCGGCCAGGGCGAAGCGGCTTTGGCGGCCTACCACCGGGCTTTGGCCCTACAACCCGATTTTCCGGAAGTGCAAATCCAAGCCGCCGAATTATACCGCCAGCAAGGGCGTTACGATCGCTTGCTGGCGACGCTCGACCGCCTCCGCGACTCCACCGGCGATCACGCCTGTCCGACTCGCGTGCACATGCTGCGGGGCATCGCCATGCGGCAGCTGGGCCGACCCGACGAAGCCGCCCAGTGTTTTGCCATCGCTGCGCGGCAGACGCCGGCTGATCCCAACGTGCACTTGCAGATCGCTTCGCTGTCACTGGAAACCAACGATTTCTCAACCGCTCGGCTGGCCATGCGGAAGGCCTTGGAACTGGATCCTCAGTCGCCGCTGGGCAATGAGCTGGGAGCTCAGATCGAACAACGTGTACGGTTAGCCGCCGAAGCGTCCCAGGAAACCGTGCGCTGA
- a CDS encoding flagellar biosynthesis anti-sigma factor FlgM yields MQIIGPIRVSANQATQGNNRISPAQAQPAQGPRSAAPVDQLDLSSAVQQTGGAAPSEAVAGGGEIRLERVAEIRRAIADGSYETPEKLDAAMSRLLDRLA; encoded by the coding sequence ATGCAAATTATCGGCCCCATTCGCGTATCAGCCAACCAAGCGACGCAGGGCAATAATCGAATCAGCCCAGCCCAAGCTCAACCGGCTCAGGGTCCGCGCTCGGCCGCGCCCGTCGACCAGTTGGATCTGTCCTCGGCGGTCCAGCAGACCGGCGGAGCCGCTCCATCGGAAGCCGTCGCCGGCGGCGGAGAGATCCGCCTGGAACGGGTCGCTGAAATTCGCCGGGCAATCGCCGATGGCAGTTACGAAACGCCTGAAAAGCTAGACGCGGCGATGAGTCGCTTGCTCGACCGGCTGGCCTAG
- a CDS encoding O-antigen ligase family protein, whose translation MSLLTLLCLLAALVWVVHLIRLGNVPLAGLAILLVGTVCGPAFFAINGPLQISADRLLWVLVLGMFAVHWRLGKTDFRGLTRGDWCLLLLVLWLGISTQRGGPVPGDANPVARWLFYIVMPLGMYWVARGSKLEPRDVRLILNGFVGLGLYLAVTGWCEMRGWHAGVFPTYIVDPKIWEFYGRARGPLLNPAANGMLLTIAWGAAMLLWLQAGRLGKVLYGLAVLVIALGVYATLTRGVWVGGVLAAAILAYHHLPRWVSIVGLVAVMLVAGGAAIGMKDQLLRLKRDKNLSAAEAEKSLQLRPVLAIVAYEMFKDKPLTGFGYGHYFAHSRPYHDTLKYGTRLSSARPYMQHNVLLSILVDAGLAGLLPLLFLLFYWFSCAWKLVVAVGPPLAVRQLGLLMLMAMGSYWVNGMFQDVSIIPMVHMFLFYLAGLTVGTWQRLASAGRPSSVVENRRAAMPRELVCG comes from the coding sequence ATGAGTTTGTTGACGCTGTTATGTTTGCTGGCCGCCCTGGTGTGGGTGGTGCATCTGATTCGTCTGGGCAACGTGCCACTGGCCGGATTGGCGATACTGTTGGTCGGCACCGTTTGCGGTCCGGCGTTTTTCGCCATTAACGGCCCGCTGCAGATCAGTGCGGATCGCCTGTTATGGGTGTTGGTGTTGGGGATGTTTGCGGTCCATTGGCGTTTGGGCAAAACCGACTTCCGCGGCCTCACTCGCGGCGACTGGTGCTTGTTGTTGTTGGTGCTCTGGTTGGGGATCAGCACGCAGCGCGGCGGTCCCGTGCCGGGCGATGCCAACCCGGTCGCTCGGTGGTTGTTTTATATCGTGATGCCTTTGGGCATGTACTGGGTGGCGCGGGGGTCCAAACTGGAGCCGCGCGATGTCCGCTTGATCCTAAATGGCTTCGTCGGCTTGGGGTTGTATCTGGCGGTGACCGGATGGTGCGAGATGCGTGGCTGGCATGCCGGAGTGTTTCCCACGTACATCGTCGATCCGAAAATTTGGGAGTTCTACGGGCGAGCTCGCGGTCCGCTGCTGAACCCCGCGGCCAACGGCATGCTGCTAACGATCGCCTGGGGCGCGGCGATGTTGTTGTGGTTGCAGGCCGGCCGGTTGGGAAAAGTGTTATACGGTCTGGCGGTGTTGGTGATCGCCTTGGGCGTGTACGCCACGTTGACTCGCGGCGTCTGGGTGGGCGGCGTGTTGGCGGCCGCGATTCTGGCCTACCATCATCTGCCGCGGTGGGTCAGTATCGTTGGATTGGTAGCGGTGATGCTGGTCGCCGGCGGTGCGGCGATCGGGATGAAAGACCAGTTGTTGCGATTGAAACGTGATAAAAATCTCTCGGCTGCGGAAGCTGAGAAGTCGTTGCAGTTGCGGCCCGTGCTGGCGATCGTGGCTTATGAAATGTTCAAGGACAAACCGCTGACGGGGTTCGGCTACGGACACTACTTCGCGCACTCCAGGCCCTATCACGATACCTTGAAATACGGCACTCGTCTGAGTTCTGCCAGACCCTACATGCAACACAACGTGCTGCTGTCGATCTTGGTCGACGCCGGTCTGGCGGGCTTGTTGCCGTTATTGTTCTTGTTGTTCTACTGGTTCTCCTGTGCGTGGAAACTGGTCGTTGCGGTGGGACCGCCGCTGGCTGTCAGGCAACTGGGGTTGTTGATGTTGATGGCCATGGGCAGTTACTGGGTCAACGGCATGTTCCAGGATGTTTCGATCATTCCCATGGTGCACATGTTCTTGTTCTACTTGGCCGGGTTAACGGTCGGAACTTGGCAGCGGCTGGCGAGCGCGGGCCGTCCGAGCAGCGTGGTGGAAAATCGGCGGGCGGCCATGCCGCGGGAGTTGGTTTGCGGGTGA
- a CDS encoding Fur family transcriptional regulator, protein MLDKALDRVEVALSPQERFDEFLRSRRLRSTEQRRFLVDQVFSRHQHFDVDGLMEQLPRKGETNYVSRPTVYRTLKEFVDAGLLKSFQLDGRTVYEHDYGYPQHDHLYCTKCQKLFEFQSDELVKLRDQVAAAEGFRVSNHRLIIQGVCQACSRRRRKKRKQDLV, encoded by the coding sequence ATGCTGGACAAAGCACTCGATCGAGTCGAAGTCGCCCTCTCGCCGCAGGAGCGGTTTGACGAATTCTTGCGCAGCAGGCGGCTGCGGAGCACCGAGCAACGGCGGTTCCTGGTCGATCAGGTGTTCAGCCGCCACCAGCACTTCGATGTCGATGGGCTGATGGAGCAATTGCCGCGAAAGGGCGAAACGAACTACGTTAGCCGCCCGACGGTCTATCGCACGCTGAAGGAGTTCGTCGACGCGGGGCTGTTAAAAAGTTTCCAACTGGATGGACGGACGGTCTACGAGCACGATTACGGCTACCCGCAGCACGATCATCTGTACTGCACCAAGTGCCAGAAACTGTTCGAATTCCAGAGTGACGAACTGGTCAAGTTACGTGACCAAGTGGCCGCTGCGGAGGGTTTTCGGGTGAGCAACCATCGGTTGATCATTCAGGGGGTCTGTCAGGCCTGCTCCCGCCGACGTCGTAAAAAACGCAAGCAGGATCTGGTCTGA
- a CDS encoding Rieske (2Fe-2S) protein produces the protein MSEFETVGKVSDFEENVGQAFPVNGRMVAVFKRDGEFFAIDDLCPHMGASLAEGHLDGNTVTCPWHAWRFCIKDGTWEDNPRVKVDAFEVRVEGEDVQVRVND, from the coding sequence ATGAGCGAGTTTGAAACGGTCGGTAAAGTTAGCGATTTTGAGGAAAATGTCGGCCAAGCCTTCCCAGTGAACGGTCGAATGGTGGCGGTTTTCAAACGCGACGGTGAATTCTTTGCCATCGATGACCTCTGCCCCCACATGGGGGCCTCGCTGGCCGAGGGCCACCTGGACGGTAACACGGTGACCTGCCCCTGGCACGCTTGGCGGTTCTGCATCAAAGACGGCACCTGGGAAGACAACCCACGAGTGAAAGTCGACGCGTTTGAAGTTCGCGTCGAGGGCGAGGACGTTCAGGTCCGCGTTAATGACTGA
- a CDS encoding cysteine peptidase family C39 domain-containing protein, with translation MTDLATATDLLIAFAVMGGITLVLGLCCGLATVPRGQWLVLCLSAALCGGFAFLWYSAGRLYWAGWIDASAVIVWSNFTPLLFAAAAGLAFRLPKTPLWRRCLSGILLALVTVPALFWPLIGPALRPPPRGNVLVHRGLQMQSSWATCSPAAAATLLTLNEIPTSEHQMIGPCLTDEAGTPTLGLYRGLKLAAHAAGSDVEVVSASIDELLAADQWPVLLLVRLPQTGVDDPRYEQEWGWIKGMGHSVVANGLTPDGRIEILDPSIGREAWRIEDLQVLWHGDALRLTNPTP, from the coding sequence ATGACTGATTTGGCGACCGCCACCGACCTGCTGATCGCATTTGCGGTGATGGGCGGCATCACCCTGGTGCTCGGTTTGTGCTGCGGTCTGGCAACGGTCCCCCGCGGGCAATGGCTGGTGCTGTGCCTTTCGGCGGCCTTATGCGGAGGGTTTGCCTTCCTATGGTACAGCGCCGGACGCTTGTACTGGGCTGGCTGGATCGATGCTTCGGCCGTGATCGTGTGGAGCAACTTTACCCCGTTGTTGTTTGCGGCCGCGGCCGGGTTGGCATTTCGCCTTCCCAAAACACCGCTCTGGCGCCGTTGCTTGTCGGGGATCCTGTTGGCCCTGGTCACCGTCCCGGCCCTGTTCTGGCCGCTGATCGGACCGGCCCTGCGTCCCCCGCCACGAGGCAACGTGTTGGTCCATCGAGGCTTGCAGATGCAGAGCTCCTGGGCCACCTGCAGCCCGGCCGCGGCGGCGACCCTGCTGACCCTCAATGAAATCCCCACCTCCGAACACCAAATGATCGGCCCCTGCCTGACGGACGAAGCCGGCACGCCGACGCTGGGTTTGTATCGAGGCCTCAAATTGGCCGCCCATGCCGCCGGCAGCGACGTGGAAGTGGTCTCGGCTAGCATCGATGAACTGCTGGCCGCCGATCAGTGGCCGGTGCTGCTGCTGGTGCGACTGCCCCAGACCGGCGTGGACGACCCCCGATATGAACAGGAGTGGGGCTGGATCAAAGGCATGGGACATTCGGTCGTCGCCAACGGTCTCACTCCCGACGGCCGCATCGAAATCCTCGATCCCTCGATCGGACGCGAAGCCTGGCGGATCGAAGACCTGCAAGTCCTCTGGCATGGCGACGCCCTGCGGCTCACCAACCCCACCCCGTAG